Proteins encoded by one window of Cyanobium sp. NS01:
- a CDS encoding transcriptional repressor → MRLSRQRRMVLDLLWAEKSHLSARDIFEKLNDLGRNIGHTSVYQNLEALQSAGVIECLDRASGRLYGYRSDPHSHITCLDSGAIEDLDVALPAELLEQIERSTGYRIESYTLNLTGRRPSGSSSDQPVDLRG, encoded by the coding sequence ATGCGGCTGAGCCGCCAACGTCGCATGGTGCTGGATCTGCTCTGGGCCGAGAAAAGCCATCTGAGCGCCCGCGACATCTTCGAAAAGCTCAACGACCTGGGCCGCAACATCGGCCACACGTCCGTCTATCAGAATCTGGAAGCGCTGCAATCGGCAGGAGTGATCGAGTGCCTCGACCGCGCCAGTGGCCGCCTCTACGGCTACCGCAGTGATCCCCACAGCCACATCACCTGCCTCGATTCCGGGGCCATCGAGGATCTCGATGTGGCCCTGCCCGCCGAACTGCTGGAGCAGATCGAGCGGTCCACCGGCTACCGCATCGAGTCGTACACCCTCAACCTCACCGGTCGTCGCCCCAGCGGCAGCAGCTCCGATCAGCCTGTGGATCTCCGTGGCTGA
- the hisA gene encoding 1-(5-phosphoribosyl)-5-[(5-phosphoribosylamino)methylideneamino]imidazole-4-carboxamide isomerase, translating to MQIIPAIDLLDGHCVRLHQGDYDQVTRFSGDPVAQALSWQAQGAQQLHLVDLDGARTGTPLNDAVVKAITAALTIPVQLGGGVRTAERAEELLACGLERVILGTVAAEQPQLVDELARRHPGRIVVGIDARDGKVATRGWLDGSSLEATALARRFNGSGIAAIISTDIATDGTLAGPNLEALRAMAEASAVPVIASGGVGCLEHLLSLLSLVPLGVEGVILGRALYDGRVDLAEAMAAVADGRLQDVTTPPESASIA from the coding sequence ATGCAGATCATTCCCGCCATCGACCTGCTGGACGGGCACTGCGTGCGTCTGCACCAGGGGGATTACGACCAGGTGACGCGCTTTTCAGGCGATCCGGTGGCCCAGGCCCTGAGCTGGCAGGCCCAGGGCGCCCAGCAGCTGCATCTGGTGGATCTGGATGGGGCACGCACCGGCACCCCACTCAACGACGCCGTGGTGAAGGCGATCACCGCCGCCCTGACGATCCCGGTGCAGCTGGGGGGCGGTGTGCGCACGGCGGAGCGGGCCGAGGAGCTGCTGGCCTGTGGGCTCGAGCGGGTGATCCTGGGCACGGTGGCCGCCGAACAGCCGCAGCTGGTGGATGAGCTGGCCCGCCGTCATCCGGGGCGGATCGTGGTGGGAATCGATGCCCGTGACGGCAAGGTGGCCACCCGCGGCTGGCTGGATGGCAGCAGTCTGGAAGCCACGGCATTGGCCAGGCGCTTCAACGGCAGCGGCATCGCGGCGATCATCAGCACCGACATCGCCACCGACGGCACCCTGGCCGGCCCGAACCTGGAGGCCCTGCGGGCCATGGCTGAGGCCAGTGCGGTTCCGGTGATCGCCTCCGGGGGCGTCGGCTGCCTGGAGCACCTGCTCTCACTGCTGAGCCTGGTGCCGCTGGGGGTGGAGGGGGTGATCCTGGGCCGCGCCCTCTACGACGGCCGTGTCGACCTGGCTGAGGCGATGGCCGCCGTGGCCGATGGCAGGCTTCAAGACGTGACGACCCCACCGGAAAGCGCATCGATCGCCTGA
- a CDS encoding NAD-dependent epimerase/dehydratase family protein encodes MQILVMGGTRFVGKPLVEQLLACGHELTLFTRGRNPVPAGPRHLVGDRSDLAALELLAGERFDVIVDSSGRSLEDSRAVLERTGPPSHRFVYVSSAGVYADSELWPLDEDAPTDPASRHAGKAETETWLRQQGIPFTSFRPTYIVGPGNYNPVESWFFDRILHGRPLPLPGDGSTITQLGHVKDLAAAMARCIEVETATNRIYNCTGSKGVTFRGLVDAAARACGQDPASVDVRSFDPAGLDKKARKAFPLRLAHFLTDTTRVRRELAWEPAFDLEATLKDSYSHDYALRAPGTPDFSADEVLLSGSGAAQVAPG; translated from the coding sequence ATGCAGATCCTCGTCATGGGCGGAACCCGTTTTGTGGGCAAGCCCCTGGTGGAGCAGCTGCTGGCCTGCGGCCATGAGCTCACCCTGTTCACCCGTGGCCGCAACCCGGTGCCGGCCGGCCCCCGGCACCTGGTGGGGGATCGCAGCGACCTTGCGGCCCTGGAGCTGCTGGCCGGCGAGCGCTTCGATGTGATCGTGGACAGCTCCGGCCGCAGCCTGGAGGATTCCCGCGCCGTGCTGGAGCGCACCGGCCCCCCCAGCCATCGCTTCGTCTATGTGAGCTCGGCGGGGGTCTATGCCGATTCCGAGCTCTGGCCCCTGGATGAGGACGCCCCCACCGATCCGGCCAGCCGCCACGCCGGCAAGGCGGAGACCGAAACCTGGCTGCGCCAGCAGGGGATTCCCTTCACCAGCTTCCGGCCCACCTACATCGTGGGTCCGGGCAACTACAACCCTGTGGAGAGCTGGTTTTTCGATCGGATCCTGCATGGCCGGCCCCTGCCCCTGCCGGGCGACGGCAGCACCATCACCCAGCTGGGCCACGTGAAGGACCTGGCGGCCGCGATGGCGCGCTGCATCGAGGTGGAGACCGCCACCAACCGCATCTACAACTGCACCGGCAGCAAGGGCGTGACCTTCCGGGGGCTGGTGGATGCCGCAGCCCGGGCCTGCGGCCAGGATCCCGCCAGCGTGGACGTGCGCAGCTTCGATCCCGCCGGCCTGGACAAGAAGGCCCGCAAGGCCTTCCCGCTGCGGCTGGCCCACTTCCTCACCGACACCACCCGGGTGCGGCGCGAACTGGCCTGGGAGCCCGCCTTCGACCTGGAGGCCACCCTCAAGGACAGCTACAGCCACGACTACGCCCTGCGGGCTCCCGGCACCCCCGACTTCTCCGCCGACGAGGTCCTGCTCAGCGGTTCAGGCGCGGCGCAGGTAGCCCCAGGCTGA
- a CDS encoding CDP-alcohol phosphatidyltransferase family protein, which yields MRRLADGLTVLRAVLGLPLLLALLAGQPVLAWLLLLLGGLSDWADGVLARRAGGGSVWGARLDPLTDKILISAPLLWLGAQGVLPLAAVWLLLARELLISGWRAGQGGGGPASLAGKLKTVLQFSSLLLLLWPWPGQALLVPLGWWLFWPSLLLALSSAWGYLRRA from the coding sequence ATGCGACGCCTGGCCGATGGCCTCACCGTGCTGCGGGCCGTGCTGGGGCTCCCCCTGCTGCTGGCCCTGCTGGCGGGCCAGCCCGTGCTGGCCTGGCTGCTGCTGCTGCTGGGGGGGCTGAGCGACTGGGCCGATGGCGTGCTGGCCCGCCGCGCCGGCGGCGGCTCGGTGTGGGGTGCCCGCCTCGATCCGCTCACCGACAAGATCCTGATCAGCGCGCCGCTGCTGTGGCTCGGGGCCCAGGGGGTGCTGCCCCTGGCGGCCGTGTGGCTGTTGCTGGCCCGCGAGCTGCTGATTTCCGGCTGGCGGGCCGGCCAGGGCGGCGGCGGCCCCGCCTCCCTGGCCGGCAAGCTCAAGACCGTGCTGCAGTTCAGCAGCCTGCTGCTGCTGCTCTGGCCCTGGCCGGGCCAGGCGCTGCTGGTGCCGCTGGGCTGGTGGCTCTTCTGGCCCTCCCTGCTGCTGGCCCTGAGCTCAGCCTGGGGCTACCTGCGCCGCGCCTGA
- a CDS encoding CBS domain-containing protein, with translation MSSPVLSVAVDTPLQEAVKLMSEHHIGGLPVVDGGGALVGELTEQDLMVRESGFDAGPYVMLLDAVIYLRNPLQWDKQVHQVLGSTVGEVMRPSPHTCPAELPLPAAARQLHESSTQRLFVVDGGHRPVGVLTRGDVVRALAQAGA, from the coding sequence ATGAGTAGCCCGGTTCTGAGCGTGGCGGTGGACACGCCCCTGCAGGAGGCGGTGAAGCTGATGAGCGAGCACCACATCGGCGGGCTGCCGGTGGTGGATGGGGGCGGCGCCCTGGTGGGCGAGCTCACCGAACAGGACCTGATGGTGCGCGAGAGCGGCTTCGATGCCGGCCCCTACGTGATGCTGCTCGATGCCGTGATCTACCTGCGCAATCCCCTGCAGTGGGACAAGCAGGTGCACCAGGTGCTGGGCAGCACCGTGGGGGAAGTGATGCGCCCCAGCCCCCACACCTGCCCGGCCGAGCTGCCCCTGCCGGCGGCGGCCCGCCAGCTGCACGAAAGCAGCACCCAGCGGCTGTTTGTGGTGGATGGCGGGCACCGTCCCGTGGGCGTGCTCACCCGCGGGGATGTGGTGCGGGCCCTGGCCCAGGCCGGCGCCTGA
- the pdeM gene encoding ligase-associated DNA damage response endonuclease PdeM encodes MPPSSCSAAHNPTPQLEGSTVSFHWQGQVLELLGGRAAWDPQRHVLLLADLHLGKAESFQAHGIPLPSDGDAATLNALLALAHPLRPSRVVVLGDLIHSRHGLTAELRAKLAALPELLGCGLQLVGGNHERGSWIDGLPQEPSQALGPWWLSHSPESSPGRLNLCGHLHPVALVGRGADRLRLPCFSYCASQERLALPAFGALTGGHPTAPGERRWLVADGQVLAWDG; translated from the coding sequence ATGCCCCCATCATCCTGTTCTGCGGCCCACAACCCCACGCCGCAGCTTGAGGGCAGCACAGTCAGCTTTCACTGGCAGGGCCAGGTCCTTGAGCTCCTGGGCGGCCGCGCCGCCTGGGATCCCCAGCGGCACGTGCTGCTATTGGCCGACCTGCACCTCGGCAAGGCCGAGAGCTTCCAGGCCCACGGCATCCCCCTGCCCAGCGATGGCGATGCCGCCACCCTGAACGCCCTGCTGGCCCTGGCCCATCCACTGCGGCCCAGCCGGGTGGTGGTGCTGGGCGATCTGATCCACAGCCGCCACGGGCTCACCGCCGAGCTGCGGGCCAAGCTGGCGGCCCTGCCGGAGCTGCTCGGCTGTGGCCTGCAGCTGGTGGGCGGCAACCATGAGCGCGGCAGCTGGATCGATGGCCTGCCCCAGGAACCCTCCCAGGCGCTGGGCCCCTGGTGGCTCAGTCACAGCCCTGAATCCAGCCCCGGCCGCCTCAACCTCTGCGGCCACCTGCACCCGGTGGCCCTGGTGGGCCGCGGCGCGGACCGCCTGCGGCTGCCCTGCTTCAGCTACTGCGCCAGCCAGGAGCGCCTGGCCCTGCCGGCCTTCGGCGCCCTCACCGGCGGCCACCCCACGGCCCCGGGCGAACGGCGCTGGCTGGTGGCCGACGGCCAGGTGCTCGCCTGGGACGGCTGA
- a CDS encoding 4Fe-4S binding protein: MPASDPSAAYLKLAPFLVGRARRGVVGSSRYASRLREQIRQAAADPARKAVLVSGEPGLEKDNIAALIHFGSPCRRRLLVRLAGASLRGDGANLFGPSGSDGVGFLLDSLGEGSLLIDQVDQVPEALLPALLELAATGRWRAPAGNGPWRQFRGRLLFTAECAQPQLDGLCQVIRVPPLRVRRQDLGEWLRYIVRLRAPGLGWTVAPRVSEAVVKRLQAYDFPNNLRELDALVARALQQARRQGGGAAMATAAAAQTLPEDVFWTPTRPSRLRFDLWRWKPGLRNLMRSPRLWNTLLFGLVSWVFVLVNLWLWFGPQDRQHNGALNLFWAWWWPLILLGYPLVGRLWCSFCPFMVWGEITQRLARWLGWQPRPWPRGDTDRWAAPLLAAGFAAILVWEELGNLENTAWLSSALLLVITAGAVLGSLAFEKRFWCRYLCPVGGMNGLFAKLSILELRAQAGTCSGSCSSYACFKGGPAEGEGLASEGCPLGTHPAHLSDNRNCVLCLNCAQACPHRSVQLRLRPPAADLQRTMDPPGGEAALILVLAGGVCLNHWQRLLGWLPWAPASLHSGDLLIRLAVAALALALPALLLLPLRLLLSRERWRLVPYALLPLLWGLLLARHLPHGLLEAGRLLPVTAAGLGSSLSGVQIWIAALPEWSADPHVLAFCQSLSVLVGALACLPLVLRLLQPGRLGLALAGSGLLLLAASGRWLVAL, encoded by the coding sequence ATCCCAGCTTCTGATCCCTCAGCCGCCTATCTCAAGCTGGCACCCTTTTTGGTGGGGCGTGCCCGGCGTGGGGTTGTGGGCAGCAGTCGTTATGCCTCTCGCCTGAGGGAGCAGATTCGCCAGGCGGCGGCAGACCCGGCCAGGAAGGCCGTGCTGGTGAGCGGCGAGCCCGGGCTGGAGAAAGACAACATCGCCGCCCTGATTCACTTCGGTTCGCCATGCCGGCGCCGGCTGCTGGTGCGCCTCGCCGGGGCCAGCCTGCGCGGCGATGGGGCCAACCTGTTCGGCCCCTCCGGCAGCGACGGCGTCGGTTTCCTGCTGGATTCCCTCGGGGAAGGCTCCCTGCTCATTGACCAGGTGGACCAGGTGCCAGAGGCCCTGCTGCCGGCCCTCCTGGAGCTGGCCGCCACGGGGCGCTGGCGGGCCCCCGCTGGGAATGGCCCGTGGCGTCAGTTCCGCGGGCGGCTTCTGTTCACGGCGGAGTGCGCCCAGCCCCAGCTCGATGGGCTGTGCCAGGTGATCCGCGTGCCGCCGCTGCGGGTGCGGCGCCAGGACCTGGGTGAGTGGTTGCGCTACATCGTGCGCCTGAGAGCCCCTGGGCTCGGCTGGACGGTCGCCCCCCGGGTGAGCGAGGCGGTGGTGAAGCGGCTCCAGGCCTACGACTTCCCCAACAACCTGCGGGAGCTGGACGCCCTGGTGGCCAGGGCCCTGCAGCAGGCCCGGCGCCAGGGGGGCGGTGCGGCGATGGCCACGGCCGCCGCGGCTCAGACGCTCCCCGAGGACGTGTTCTGGACACCGACCCGACCCTCCCGGCTGCGCTTCGACCTCTGGCGCTGGAAGCCCGGCCTGCGCAACCTGATGCGCTCGCCGCGGCTCTGGAACACGCTGCTGTTCGGCCTGGTGAGCTGGGTCTTCGTGCTGGTGAACCTGTGGCTGTGGTTCGGCCCCCAGGACCGCCAGCACAACGGCGCCCTGAACCTCTTCTGGGCCTGGTGGTGGCCCCTGATCCTGCTGGGCTATCCCCTGGTGGGGCGCCTCTGGTGTTCCTTCTGCCCGTTCATGGTGTGGGGCGAGATCACGCAGCGGCTGGCGCGCTGGCTGGGCTGGCAGCCTCGCCCCTGGCCCCGCGGCGACACCGACCGCTGGGCGGCGCCCCTGCTGGCGGCCGGATTCGCGGCGATCCTGGTGTGGGAGGAGCTGGGCAACCTCGAGAACACGGCCTGGCTGAGCAGCGCCCTGCTGCTGGTGATCACCGCTGGGGCTGTGCTGGGTTCGCTGGCGTTCGAGAAGCGCTTCTGGTGCCGCTACCTCTGCCCGGTGGGGGGGATGAACGGCCTGTTCGCCAAGCTCTCGATCCTGGAGCTGCGGGCCCAGGCGGGCACCTGCAGCGGCAGCTGCAGCAGCTACGCCTGTTTCAAGGGCGGCCCGGCGGAGGGGGAGGGCCTGGCCAGCGAGGGTTGTCCGCTTGGCACCCACCCCGCCCACCTCAGCGACAACCGCAACTGCGTGCTCTGCCTCAACTGCGCGCAGGCCTGTCCCCATCGCTCGGTGCAGCTGCGGCTGCGGCCGCCGGCCGCCGATCTGCAGCGGACCATGGATCCCCCGGGCGGCGAGGCTGCCCTGATCCTGGTGCTGGCCGGTGGGGTGTGCCTCAACCACTGGCAGCGGCTGCTGGGCTGGTTGCCCTGGGCACCGGCTTCCCTGCACAGCGGCGACCTGCTGATCCGCCTGGCCGTGGCAGCCCTGGCCCTGGCGCTGCCCGCCCTGCTGCTGCTGCCCCTGCGGCTGCTGCTGAGCCGTGAGCGCTGGCGCCTGGTGCCCTATGCCCTGTTGCCCCTGCTCTGGGGTCTGCTGCTGGCGCGCCACCTGCCCCATGGCCTGCTCGAGGCCGGGCGCCTCCTGCCCGTGACTGCGGCTGGGCTGGGCTCATCCCTCAGCGGCGTTCAGATCTGGATCGCCGCCCTGCCCGAGTGGAGCGCCGATCCCCACGTGCTGGCGTTCTGCCAGAGCCTCAGCGTGCTGGTGGGCGCCCTGGCCTGCCTGCCGCTGGTGCTGCGCCTGCTGCAGCCCGGCCGCCTGGGCCTGGCCTTGGCGGGATCCGGCCTGCTGCTGCTGGCGGCCAGTGGGCGCTGGCTGGTGGCTCTGTAG
- a CDS encoding gamma-glutamylcyclotransferase has product MKAINPSEAARAISRARVMEQHATEGNYRRVFVYGTLQRGLVNHGWLAKSPFLGNDSLPGAWLHDLGPFPMAVPDPSGDAGALVHGELFAITEVTLVQLDRLEGAPRLYQRHWLPLLSGASAWVYLGRAPQVRHSPRLLDGRWRGRRR; this is encoded by the coding sequence ATGAAGGCCATCAATCCCAGCGAGGCGGCCAGGGCAATCAGCAGGGCCAGGGTCATGGAGCAGCACGCAACTGAGGGGAATTATCGCCGGGTGTTCGTTTACGGAACGCTGCAGCGGGGGCTGGTGAACCATGGCTGGCTGGCGAAGAGCCCCTTCCTGGGGAACGACAGCCTGCCGGGCGCCTGGCTCCACGACCTGGGCCCCTTCCCGATGGCGGTGCCCGACCCCTCCGGCGACGCCGGGGCGCTGGTGCATGGAGAGCTGTTCGCCATCACCGAGGTCACCCTGGTGCAGCTCGATCGCCTGGAGGGCGCCCCGAGGCTCTACCAGCGCCACTGGCTACCCCTGCTGTCAGGCGCCAGCGCCTGGGTGTATCTGGGCCGCGCGCCACAGGTGCGTCACTCCCCCAGGCTCCTGGACGGCCGCTGGCGGGGCCGCCGCCGCTGA
- a CDS encoding ligase-associated DNA damage response DEXH box helicase, with protein sequence MAAQLAPIEAWFKQQGWRPMPFQRQCWLAYLQGRSGLIQVPTGSGKTYAAVMGPIAAMLADIQAGGAPGLRLLYLTPLRALSRDLALAIQAPITAMGWPLRVAIRNGDTPSSERTRQIRRPPEILITTPESLSLLLASAHTEALFGQLQAVVLDEWHELMGSKRGSQSELCLSWLRQRRPQLRTWAISATMGNLEDAARAAVGVTPQEPLLISARLRRGTAIRSLLPDQIDGFPWAGHLGLRMHEELVAGLDPATPTLLFTNTRNQAERWYQCLRFACPEMEGALALHHSAIDRAEREAIEAGVKAGQLSWVVCTSSLDLGVDFQPVERVVQIGSAKNLARLLQRAGRSAHKPGGTSQVLFMPTHALELLEVSAMRRGLAEGLVEERRAPQAPLDVLLQHLTSLACGPGFHPERELAAVRSAWNYRHLSEASWTWCLRFLEQGGDCLGAYPRFRKLERQGAGEGLRLVVSEPAIARLHRLNIGTITADRAVTVRVVRGAVLGHVEESFIGRLKPGDVFFFAGRQLEFVRLREMTAQVKATTRKSQAVPAWAGGQMALSDLLSHHLRQEMHRAACALEDPQAPPLDTPELKALEPLLRRQADLSALPRQDQFLVEFCSSREGRHLYAYPFEGRFVHEGIGFLWAWRLARHAPSTITVSVNDYGFELLAPRGYRFEELFEQHADELLDEGDLEAHLEQALNVSELSRRRFRAIAQISGLVLNGYPGQGRSGGQLQISAALLFDVFQRHEPGNLLLAQAHAEVLQQQLELPRIAAALRRLMGCRLLLQRTPRPGPLAFPLLAERLNSRLSTESLLSRLQRLREQAERLEAC encoded by the coding sequence ATGGCGGCGCAGCTGGCGCCAATCGAAGCCTGGTTCAAGCAGCAGGGCTGGCGGCCGATGCCCTTCCAGCGCCAGTGCTGGCTTGCCTACCTGCAGGGCCGCAGCGGCCTGATCCAGGTGCCCACCGGCTCCGGCAAGACCTATGCCGCCGTGATGGGCCCGATCGCCGCCATGCTGGCCGACATCCAGGCGGGGGGTGCCCCAGGCCTGCGCCTGCTCTATCTCACCCCGCTGCGGGCCCTCAGCCGCGACCTGGCCCTGGCGATCCAGGCCCCGATCACCGCCATGGGCTGGCCCCTGCGGGTGGCGATCCGCAATGGCGACACCCCCAGCAGTGAGCGCACCCGCCAGATCAGGCGGCCGCCGGAGATCCTGATCACCACGCCGGAATCCCTGTCGTTGCTGCTGGCCAGTGCCCACACCGAGGCGCTGTTCGGCCAGCTCCAGGCGGTGGTGCTCGATGAGTGGCACGAACTGATGGGGAGCAAACGAGGCAGCCAGAGTGAGCTCTGCCTCAGCTGGCTGCGGCAGCGCCGCCCGCAGCTGCGCACCTGGGCGATCAGCGCCACCATGGGCAACCTCGAGGATGCCGCCCGGGCGGCGGTGGGGGTGACGCCCCAGGAGCCGCTGCTGATCAGCGCCAGGCTGCGTCGCGGCACGGCCATCCGCAGCCTGCTGCCCGATCAGATCGATGGCTTCCCCTGGGCCGGCCACCTGGGGCTGCGCATGCATGAGGAGCTGGTGGCGGGCCTGGATCCAGCCACCCCCACCCTGCTGTTCACCAACACCCGCAACCAGGCCGAACGCTGGTACCAGTGCCTGCGCTTCGCCTGCCCCGAGATGGAGGGGGCCCTGGCCCTGCACCACAGCGCCATCGACCGCGCCGAGCGGGAGGCGATCGAAGCCGGCGTCAAGGCCGGCCAGCTCAGCTGGGTGGTGTGCACCAGTTCGCTGGATCTGGGGGTGGACTTCCAGCCCGTGGAGCGGGTGGTGCAGATCGGCAGCGCCAAGAACCTGGCCCGGCTACTGCAGCGGGCCGGTCGCAGTGCCCACAAGCCCGGCGGCACCTCCCAGGTGCTGTTCATGCCCACCCATGCCCTGGAGCTGCTGGAGGTGAGCGCCATGCGGCGGGGCCTCGCCGAGGGGCTGGTGGAGGAGCGGCGGGCTCCGCAGGCCCCGCTCGATGTGCTGCTGCAGCACCTCACCAGCCTGGCCTGCGGCCCCGGTTTCCATCCCGAGCGGGAGCTGGCTGCGGTGCGCAGCGCCTGGAACTACCGCCACCTGAGTGAGGCCAGCTGGACCTGGTGTCTGCGCTTCCTGGAGCAGGGGGGCGACTGCCTCGGCGCCTACCCCCGCTTCCGCAAGCTCGAGCGCCAAGGGGCGGGGGAGGGCCTGCGGCTGGTGGTGAGCGAGCCCGCCATCGCCCGGCTGCACCGGCTCAACATCGGCACGATCACGGCAGACCGCGCCGTGACCGTGCGGGTGGTGCGCGGGGCCGTGCTCGGCCATGTGGAGGAGAGCTTCATCGGGCGCCTCAAGCCCGGCGATGTGTTCTTCTTCGCCGGGCGGCAGCTGGAGTTCGTGCGGCTGCGGGAGATGACGGCCCAGGTGAAAGCCACCACGCGCAAGAGCCAGGCGGTGCCGGCCTGGGCCGGCGGCCAGATGGCCCTCTCCGACCTGCTCAGCCACCACCTGCGCCAGGAGATGCACCGGGCGGCCTGCGCTCTTGAGGATCCCCAGGCGCCGCCCCTCGACACCCCTGAGCTGAAGGCCCTCGAACCGCTGCTGCGCCGCCAGGCCGACCTCTCCGCCCTGCCGCGCCAGGACCAGTTCCTGGTGGAGTTCTGCAGCAGCCGCGAGGGCCGCCATCTCTACGCCTACCCCTTCGAGGGGCGCTTCGTGCATGAGGGGATCGGCTTTCTGTGGGCCTGGCGCCTGGCCCGCCATGCCCCCAGCACGATCACCGTGTCGGTGAACGACTACGGCTTCGAGCTGCTGGCACCCCGCGGCTATCGCTTCGAGGAGCTGTTCGAGCAGCACGCCGACGAGCTGCTGGACGAGGGCGACCTCGAGGCCCATCTGGAGCAGGCCCTGAACGTGTCGGAGCTGAGCCGGCGGCGCTTCCGGGCCATTGCCCAGATCAGCGGCCTGGTGCTGAACGGCTATCCGGGCCAGGGTCGCAGTGGCGGCCAGCTGCAGATCAGCGCCGCCCTGCTGTTCGATGTGTTCCAGCGCCATGAACCCGGCAACCTGCTGCTCGCCCAGGCCCATGCCGAGGTGCTGCAGCAGCAGCTGGAGCTGCCCCGCATCGCGGCGGCGCTGCGGCGGCTGATGGGCTGCCGGCTGCTGCTGCAGCGCACCCCGCGGCCCGGGCCCCTGGCCTTCCCCCTGCTGGCAGAACGACTCAACAGCCGGCTCAGCACCGAATCCCTGCTCAGCCGGCTGCAGCGCCTGCGGGAGCAGGCCGAACGCCTGGAGGCCTGCTGA
- a CDS encoding ATP-dependent DNA ligase, whose product MRQFTALIEQLDGCPGTLAKVEALRVWFAAAPAADAAWALHCLLGKQRRRLITGRRLRQICLEASSLPEWLFDDCHAQVGDSAETIALLWRRQPCLEGHPRGGTPQASLQEWMEERLPALAALEGEAQAEAVQALWQGLEPDELLVVNKLLTGGFRIGVGQGLVLRALASHSGLETSLLAHRLMGGFSPSAEAWTALLAPDRGDEHRSSRPYPFFLASPLELPPDPQQPPLPGGAGAWLAEWKWDGIRGQLIRRGDNSLLWSRGEELINPAFPELIALADSLPQGTVLDGEILVWQAEAQQPEAFAALQRRLGRKAPGRALLAACPAVFQAYDLLELEGQDLRQQPLSQRRAALEWLIQQHRAAAHAAAAGHLRLSPQLALQRWEQLEPLRQQARAAGAEGLMLKARDSPYRSGRRRGSWWKHKLEPYRLDAVLLYAQAGSGRRANLFTDYTFALWDDPEPAAVGPAAAAVEQRRLVSFAKAYSGLDAAEIASLDRWIRSHTLERFGPVRAVQPLQVFELAFEGLQPSRRHKSGIAVRFPRISRWRQDKPAAEADSLATARALLSAPARG is encoded by the coding sequence ATGCGTCAGTTCACCGCGCTGATCGAGCAGCTCGATGGCTGCCCCGGAACGCTGGCCAAGGTGGAGGCCCTGCGGGTCTGGTTCGCCGCCGCCCCGGCGGCCGATGCCGCCTGGGCGCTGCACTGCCTGCTGGGCAAGCAGCGGCGGCGGCTGATCACCGGCCGCCGCCTGCGCCAGATCTGCCTGGAGGCCTCAAGCCTGCCGGAGTGGCTGTTCGACGACTGCCACGCCCAGGTGGGTGATTCGGCCGAGACGATCGCCCTGCTCTGGCGCCGGCAGCCCTGCCTGGAGGGTCACCCCCGGGGCGGCACCCCCCAAGCCTCCCTTCAGGAGTGGATGGAGGAGCGCCTGCCGGCCCTGGCGGCTCTCGAGGGCGAGGCCCAGGCCGAGGCGGTGCAGGCCCTCTGGCAGGGGCTGGAGCCCGATGAGCTGCTGGTGGTGAACAAGCTGCTCACGGGCGGCTTTCGCATCGGCGTGGGCCAGGGCCTGGTGCTGCGCGCCCTGGCCAGCCACAGCGGCCTGGAGACCTCCCTGCTGGCCCACAGGCTGATGGGTGGCTTCTCGCCCAGCGCCGAGGCCTGGACAGCCTTGCTCGCCCCCGACCGGGGCGACGAGCACCGCAGCAGCCGGCCCTATCCCTTCTTTCTGGCCTCACCTCTGGAGCTGCCGCCAGACCCCCAGCAGCCCCCCCTGCCCGGCGGCGCCGGCGCCTGGCTGGCGGAGTGGAAGTGGGACGGCATCCGCGGCCAGCTGATCCGCCGGGGCGACAACAGCCTGCTCTGGAGCCGCGGCGAGGAGCTGATCAACCCCGCTTTCCCCGAACTGATCGCCCTGGCGGACAGCCTGCCCCAGGGCACCGTGCTCGACGGCGAGATTCTGGTGTGGCAGGCGGAGGCGCAGCAGCCGGAAGCCTTTGCAGCCCTGCAGCGGCGCCTGGGCCGCAAGGCCCCGGGCCGAGCGCTCCTGGCCGCCTGCCCCGCCGTGTTCCAGGCCTACGACCTGCTGGAACTGGAGGGCCAGGACCTGCGCCAGCAACCGCTCAGCCAGCGCCGCGCCGCCCTGGAGTGGCTGATCCAGCAGCACCGGGCAGCGGCACACGCTGCCGCAGCCGGGCACCTGCGCCTCTCCCCCCAGCTGGCCCTGCAGCGCTGGGAGCAGCTGGAGCCGTTGCGGCAGCAGGCCAGGGCCGCCGGCGCCGAGGGGCTGATGCTCAAGGCCCGCGACTCCCCCTACCGCTCCGGCCGCCGCCGCGGCAGCTGGTGGAAGCACAAGCTCGAGCCCTACCGCCTCGATGCCGTGCTGCTCTACGCCCAGGCCGGCAGCGGCCGCCGCGCCAATCTGTTCACCGATTACACCTTCGCCCTCTGGGACGACCCCGAGCCCGCTGCTGTGGGGCCCGCGGCTGCCGCAGTGGAGCAGCGGCGGCTGGTGAGCTTCGCCAAGGCCTACTCCGGCCTCGATGCCGCCGAGATCGCCAGCCTCGATCGCTGGATCCGCAGCCACACCCTGGAGCGCTTCGGACCGGTGCGGGCAGTGCAGCCGCTGCAGGTGTTCGAGCTGGCCTTCGAGGGTCTGCAGCCCTCGCGGCGCCACAAGAGCGGCATCGCCGTGCGCTTCCCGCGCATCAGCCGCTGGCGCCAGGACAAACCCGCCGCCGAGGCCGACAGCCTGGCCACGGCCCGGGCCCTGCTGAGCGCGCCGGCACGGGGATGA